The DNA window TAGGTAACCCCACAGATGTGGATCAACACTTTAtctgtgcactttatcctcttGCTGCTTGCTACAACTTCTCATGTCTTCTGTCACTGCATCACGAACATCGCCGGTTACTTGCGCGACAAAAACATGCAGCGTGCGTTTAAACAACGTCACTCTTCTCATTCTTGCGCCTAGAGGTGCGATGCATCTGGTCCTGAAAATTGCACAATTTCGAAGCTATCAtaacaagcaaaaaacaaCTGCGCAACTTTCAGATCAAAGGCAGCATCCCAAGAATTTGACATGGTGAAGATATGCACGGGacaagctagagatgaggttgttgATTGTGGCATCCGGAATGTTTCCGTTcccctctccctaatcgtcataGAAACGCTACGTATTctacgcgtttttttttacggcgatttcATTTGCAACACCGTCATGCACGCACGGCGTCCAAATGCGAGCATCATATCCAGGGTAAGGTGTGTGGTTGGAAAAAAACCCTCAAGAAAACGACCCCTAaccagcattttttttcctagtataTCCGCTCatagcaataaaaaattgGTGCACCAACTCatcatgaataaaaaaatctgcgattaaacagaaaggaaaaaactaaagaaggTTTTATTTTAGTGTGGATCTAAGGGAAGCCGAAGAAGCGGACGTACTCCCGAGGTAATACTATCTTTTTGTCCTATtttacccccccccccccccccccccccccccaagtCTTCGTTTATGAGACGACGACGGCAAAACACTAACGCAATCGCTAGTTTAGAATGCTAATTTGAGCAATGTAGATAGATAGCAGAtctgtaattatttaattaatgaaATTTAGTTTTATAATTGATAAGAGATTTataatgagtgaaaaaaaatcgcacagATTTGTATCACCTTGGTCACTTTTGACTTGACTTCCGCTGATCCTCGAGCTGGCCGACTGGGCCTCAATAAACCTTCCATTTGTCTCGATTGAGTGCCAGAGTAGCACAGTCGTTCCTTCTTTCGCGAGGGATACGAAGAGTTATCTTAAAAGAGTTATCTTAAAAAGTACTCCGTTAAGAAGTCTGACTATCGGGTCGGTGGTCTACCCGTAGTTCGCCTAATATTACATGCAAcacagtcgctcacggctctggtttGACGGTTGTCgctgaaacgcatcacgtgtccggcccaccctattttgctttccttggtaaacgcggcggcgtctctaatcttcgatcgctaaCGCAGGAGAGAACTTTGATTCCCGCCTCTCACTTCTGCAAAGATACTCCTAGAATCACTCTTTCCATTGCTCATTCATTGACGCTACCTGGCGAAGTGCTGATGTTTCTAAAACaaaggtcaaagcaggaagtagcgtggtgttgaagaggggagcacggagccggacgttcttggtcttcttcgcTACATCTATACATCCGCTACATTTCatcgatgctcttatatgctccccaagccgctcgtttcctgcTGCCCAGCCTGGGGGTCAGCTTGTTCCTCACCCTTATTTTCCGACCCACATAAACGTTGCTGGTGCATTCGagtatgttcgttccgttgagcatAAAGAGAGTGtttcgcatgaacatcgtcttcccagattcagctgaagaccgatgaatccacatgtttcgtcgattTCGGTGAGCATTTGTTCCGCTTGGttgatgctagatgttatcagagCGATGTCATTAACAAAGCGCAGATAATGTAGCTGCCAACCATCAACTactcccattccaactttcgcagtGCGTTGTCGatagtggcactgaatatttggGTGAAGTTGTTTCACCCTAACGAGCTCCTCTGttcacgtcgattatgacTTCATTGTAGAATGAAGAATTGTGTTCTCTTCAGGTCGGTGGAAGTGCGACACAGCGATTCCTTCTACTGtcgcgatacttctatgagtttcaAAACGAAGTGTATGAAGTCAATCGTACTGAACCTTTCCGAGATCCTGCTTGCTTgtatggctgtccttcatctgaTCATCTGATGTACTTTCTATtctgtttaggattactctGATGAAGTGCTGGTAGATGACACACAGtgagcagattggacgataatTGTCGATGTCATGTGGAACTCATTCTTGTACAGCAACACATgcacacggtcttgctggtctcaCACTGTAGGAAGCTTGTATTCCGACAGGTAGTCTCTAAAGAGTCTCGCCAGAGTATTGACAAGTACTGGAGGAAGGTCCTTCAAATGTTATGATTTTATTCTGTCAGGATCGAGTGCCGCACGATTTCTTACCTACATTACAGGGTATCGTACTCCACTCGGgcgaacctctggaatgacatctTCCCTTAGATGGTGAGAAGGCAAATGGACATGGTAGTCGAATAGGGCAGAGTAGGAGTCGTAAATGATCTTCTCCATTCTCTTTCTcaatgcaatggttgttccttTCCGTTGAatagtcatttttgttttacgattggTCAAGCTTCGACGGGCGTCGCGAATGCTCTTACCCGCTTCTGTCGCTTCAGGCAATGCTGCTGTTCTTCCCTCCTCGAAGTTATCTTCTACCGCTGCAGCGCCTCGAGAGCTCGGATGTGAGTTCATGGTTGCCTGCAGTTTGTGCAGCTTAACGTTTTTCGTATCTGCTCAGAAGTTTCTCGAGACAGACgccttggtggttttgaaactctcagccttcacTATGCAGTCATGAAGGTTTTCAACGAGCTGGCCGTATTCCatgtcgatgttgtccatgatgtggtcaatttcattatggtGTCCTCCaacgggtgactcccacgagCAGCATAGAAAGAAGGGGTTCTTGAATCGCGAGTTTCCATGGGTGGTCCTGtaatgaactcggagagcctctccttCTGTTCACTCCATTCTAAACCGTAGGTTCTGACGTGTAATTTCTAAGGTATTCTTCTGGGGTCAATTTTGGTGTTGATATCACCAAcaatgatcatgatatataataccAGTCCGTGTGtggcgaaattcaaaatgcacgggtccacccggcgtgtGGGGTTAGATTGCGCGCCGCGCCAATGCCTATAAGGGTTTAGAGACGGATAGTTGTCTCTGTTTCCTTCTGTCCTTGTTGTCTCGAGTGGtatgttgaaagaaaaacattatagtatttttattttaaaatttaataatataaaatataaaggtttaaaaaaaataattttaagtaaataataagaaagaatttttataaaagaactattttaaaaaaccacTTATAATTTCTTGATGGAGGAAAAGTGTCTCCATATAAACAGCTTCAAGTTcctcttcttcgtagcttgatgttaaAGCGTAAGCGAcaaagatagtcaaagctggcgttGGAACGAGTCGATGTACTtcgccatactcgtgttgacaagGACGCCAACtgcaccaactcctctactgtcacATGcccctaagaacagttcttctccagctTCACAAACGGAGTTAAAAGGGTGGAGTTGTCTCGTCTCGATCAGTTTGATGACGTCGTGCTTAATCATCCTGGATCGCATCATTAAATCTTCGACGGCCTCCTCCTATAGCTCTCTTCTAAAGTCCGTGCTGCTCGTGCAGTACTGTCATCACCATTTCATAATTTCAATTGCATAATCTTCATAAAGTATGCGACCTAATAGAGTGCGTTCTCTTTGTGAAGAATGACTTCTAAATAAGTGCGATCCTTTTCAAAACCTGGTGTGATTgataataacaacaaatataTTGTCACTTCAAACTTCAAATCATTACTGATGTTTGACTATTATGGcagagatttctttttttcttgttctttacGTGCATTTTATCTTATagctgaaatatttttcagagAGCAGCGGAAAGTAGTGAAAAAGAGATAGTGAACAATTACTTGTATACAGTGACTAAAGGCGGTAGAAGATGTACTATTCCTGGAAAGGTGAGCACAGTCGCACACACTTGATACTTGTCTAAATAAAGGTTGGATATTGATTTGACGAGAAAGATGAAATTATCTTCATTGAAAAAACGTAGTCATTCAAAATGTGCGGCTGCACTATTCGCAGGATTTACAGTGATTTGGGTTGGGCTTTGAACATTTTTGCTGAGTGCATTGCTTTCCTATTTCCAATGTGAGGATTTGAGAAACGATAGATCATCAATTAAAACTCAGAAGCGGGTTCTTCTCTCTAAATTCTCTTTTATTGGCAAGTTTAACGAGACGAAGTAGAAagcgggaaaaaaattattattttggaAGACTATCCCTAGGGCAATCAACGATAGCAGGAAAAGATAACCGGAATGCCGGCTTTCCaaggaaaatcaaaacaagatggaaccgAAATGAACGAGTTGATGTAAAGAATGAACTAGTCAGCAGAGCAAAACTTGCTCTTCGTGAACACTCTCGGGAAGAGCAATATAGAGGAgtctaaaaaggaaaaaaaatgaagacggAATGAGTCTGAAAGTTGTCGTTGATCTAACACCTCTATGTTACATCTTCAACACGTATCAGATGTAGAGCATACACATGGTTGTCGTGAAGGAATATGATTAACATTGATTCGTCATAATTCTCACATTACATGCTTTACAGATAGTGACCTAAGTGGTGAATGGCTATTCGGTTAAAATCCTAACTTTTAACACAGTATTCAGATGTACTCACGCCGCCTTCCAGACTCCTGGGTTGCCCTACGTTTCGTACTCTACGACGAGGATGGCGAAGAACTGCTTAACCTGAACACGGAGATCAAAGGTCAATCTCTCAGAAATACGATGGTGAACGGAAAGCCCACGGAACTGTTGCCGTGATTAATCCCAATAACAGTTCTGGAGCACTGTTCAGTATTTTAGCCCGATTTTAGTCGAAACATATCTTGAATAAAATGCGCTGAGttccgttcttttttgtcaTAATCGCTGCAAGGATCTGTAATCAAAAACAGTAAATGTTGATCACTATAGGCTATAATTAGATAATTAAACGTTCAAATAAACGAAGTAAAAGacaaatcctgaaaattatCTTCTCCTATCCTTAGAAGCCGACAACTTCCAACTTCTATATGAAATCGACTTCCTACATTCTTTGTAATAACAACGAAAATTTATCCGCGTACGCACAAGCAGGCGGTGCAAAGGGAAATTGCAAACGCTTGTCGATTGCCAATGTAAAGCAAGTGACACTATCTGTAGGatttttatgtctttttttcagaggcAAATCCTGTTCTGTAAACaacagtttttcaaaattaatggaaaattaatggtagtgacattttctgtaaaatctaAATCCTGTCTTTATAACAatgttttcttccttgtttttttcaccaTAAATGAaggcaaaatatttcatagctttcttcctaaacgcgtcagttctacattttgagaatattgaAACTTTAGCTTTAAACAATCCTTCGATTCCAATATAATATGGACACAAAATTAAAGCATAACTCTTCTTTTCGGAGATGATAAAAGAGAGGAGTAAAATATAGTTTACACAAGTATCCGTGATTTTCTTCACACATGTGCGAATAACATTTACAGCGGAGGGGGATATTTTTATGAATGAATCACAGAGCAACTGACACACAGTGCCAGTTCTTTGCTTTTATTCGTTTACGTCGCAGCTAATACTCCGCCAAGGAAAGTTTTTGGGACAACATTCTTCGCTTCTTCCATACATTCGTTCaagattcacaaaaaaatcatccGGACAGCTCGGCTTTTTTGCAAAACTTCAAACTAAAGCAAAGTTTCCCACAGTtcaattaaaaggataaattctATAGGTGCAGAGGAAAATTGCGAAATTTGTATAAACGTATATTTCATACGGAAGCAACTCGAAGTTTAATGCCCACGAGTTTCGATGAAAGCATTTCCGAAgcatttctttcgaaaaaagtaATATTCATAAATAAATCCATAAAGTGATTGAAGTAATAATTGTTAATTAATTCAGTGATATTCATCCATTATAATTAATAACATTATAATAAATGATGTTAATATATGAGCAGCTacaattttgaaccatcgcgtgctaaaaaataaacattgcACAGTTTGTTTGGACTCTAAGCGGAAAATGTACGAGGTTCTTTGGAATT is part of the Necator americanus strain Aroian chromosome V, whole genome shotgun sequence genome and encodes:
- a CDS encoding hypothetical protein (NECATOR_CHRV.G18812.T1), yielding MENPSHSVCLIENAIDRLIEYGDRIHSAYRKNHPEILKHKLEASTSRLQKDTRSTHSQTSVKPTSVSEYSTTTEKTIDVYSCGSKGSRRSGRTPERAAESSEKEIVNNYLYTVTKGGRRCTIPGKMYSRRLPDSWVALRFVLYDEDGEELLNLNTEIKEANPVL